A single genomic interval of Argopecten irradians isolate NY chromosome 8, Ai_NY, whole genome shotgun sequence harbors:
- the LOC138329965 gene encoding uncharacterized protein, whose amino-acid sequence MANNSNIELTLIQPFTGDSSDDAKLWITRFQLFVKTKGFNQHKAKTVLPLFLKDGALRWYMSLPDTITEDYETLTNAFLQRYGPDDNTKWQRTAQLYQTKQTSGQSVEDFITMLTGKGQDVGLSEDQIQQVVINGLKPNIRQFVLQNNPQTIDELRRWAKLGELTVSDENQQHQEVVAAIARLEDQLQALSVQATQTTWKNGRQQSKSSQQQQQRKCSFCGNNWHQQLANCPARGKTCAKCHKINHFARVCRSAPRTEQ is encoded by the coding sequence atggCCAACAACAGCAATATTGAATTGACTCTTATACAACCCTTCACAGGAGATTCATCAGACGATGCTAAGCTGTGGATCACAAGATTCCAACTGTTTGTGAAGACAAAGGGATTTAATCAACACAAAGCCAAAACTGTGCTGCCATTGTTCCTTAAAGATGGCGCACTAAGATGGTACATGAGTTTGCCTGATACCATCACGGAGGACTACGAAACGCTCACCAATGCCTTTTTGCAGAGATATGGTCCTGATGACAACACGAAATGGCAAAGAACTGCACAACTGTACCAGACCAAACAAACTTCTGGGCAGTCAGTAGAGGACTTTATCACCATGCTAACTGGTAAAGGCCAAGATGTTGGATTATCAGAAGACCAAATCCAACAAGTTGTTATCAACGGGCTTAAACCAAACATTCGACAATTTGTTCTCCAAAACAATCCACAGACTATTGATGAGCTGCGACGTTGGGCTAAACTAGGGGAACTCACCGTTTCTGATGAAAACCAACAGCATCAGGAAGTGGTTGCCGCCATTGCTCGGCTTGAAGACCAGTTGCAGGCTCTATCTGTACAAGCAACGCAGACAACATGGAAAAATGGCAGACAGCAATCAAAATCATCCCAGCAACAACAGCAAAGAAAATGTTCTTTCTGTGGAAATAATTGGCACCAACAACTTGCCAACTGCCCAGCACGTGGAAAAACATGTGCTAAATGTCATAAAATCAACCACTTCGCAAGAGTATGTCGGTCAGCACCGCGAACAGAGCAATGA